TGGACCGGAAGCCGCGGACCGGGATTCGTTCCGGAAGGAGCCTTCATGGACGCGCCGTCACCCTGCGGAGCGCCCGCATTCCGGACCGGAGAAGTCACAAGAAAACGGGCGTCCCGGATCGGGACGCCCGTGGAAAGGACCCATCGATTCGAACTTGGTCGCCGGAGAAACGCTCTCCTTCCCTCGTCAGGTGCCGTGGCACAGGGTGTTGTTGAAGCACCCGGATGGGGTGCCCGCCGCAGGAGCGGTGGACGACGGGATCACGTTACCAAGCCCGCGTTGCGTGGCAGGCTGGGATATCGGTGCTGGTGTTGGTGGGCATGCAGGACCCGGTTCCTGCCGTTGCCCCGGGGACGTAGGTCTGCACAAGAGTGGACCCACCTCCGATCGTCACGGATGCCTGCGTGTCGATGCTCGTCGTTACGAGGTTGTCGAAGTGCGCCCCGACCGCCGGATCCGCCAGCTTCGTCGTGTCGTGGCACACGACGCAGGTAGGAATGACGTCAGGGAGCAGGAACGGAAAGAAAAACACATGAAATTCATGAAAACCTGAGAAGTACCCGTTGAACTGACCTGTCCCGGAGGCGTGGCAAAGGGTGCAGTCCGCATTCACGTTGATCGAGCCCGTCTGCCAGGTCGGGGTCTGCTGTCCGCCGTGGCAGCTCACGTTCGTGCAGGTCAGCGCCACGTTGTCGAAAGAGGGGGTTCCTGACTTGGCGTTGAAGAAGAATTGGAAGACAACTTCCCCGGGGGGCACCCGAAGGGCGTCCTTGCCGGGACGGGCGTTCGCCCGATCATAATGCCCTGCGGTTCCCGACCCGAGTCCGTTGTGGCAACTGTCGCAAACTCCCGTCACCCCCGCCAAGGCGTTGTGGGTCGCGTGTCCTCCCTCGACGTTTGGATAGGAGGTCCCGCTCGGAGGTTCGGTGTGGCAGGAACTACAAACGAGGAACGTGAGGGGAGAGCCGGCGACGTGGCAAGTCCGGCAGGCAGGCGCTGTAGCCAGGGGAGACGGCGGATCGATCCCGTGGCAGTTGGCGCATACCGCGGCAAAGGTGTTGTCCGTCGCCTGAAAATGTTCGGGCGTAGGGAAGGGGACCGCGTGGATCCCGAGGAACGTCGGTCCGCCCGCGTGGCATCCCTGTCCGCTGCGGGAGGAAAGGAAGCAGGAAACCCCGGAGATCCCGCCCGATTGCGAGGCATTCGTCACGGAACCATGGCAGGAGACGCAGATGCTCCCGTCCGGAAGGGCGAAGCGGGGATGGGAGGCGATCCATCCCGCGGGATGGTTCCCCTGCTCGTTGACCAGGGAGAGTCCCGAGGTCGTGGTGCTCGTGGAGCAGCCGCCCGCGGCGAGGGCGACGAAAACGATCAATAGGATCGGCCACAGGGCACGAGGCTCATTGGCTTTCGGCATTCCCGCTCTCCTCCGTCTTTGCATATTCATCTATCGCTGCCGGATCCCCTCTTCACCGGTGACAGGCGCGGCATTTCGTATCGTTCTTGTTTCCGTGGCACCGGAAGCACGAGCCGGGGTCGAGCCGCCCGTCGATCTGGTGCAGCACGATGTAATCCCCCCGGTGCGGGAGAACCCGGTCCGGCCGGTCCCCCATCTTCGTGTTCGGCTTCCGTTCCTCGTTCCGGACGTGGCACGTCTGGCAGAACGACGGGACGTGGCATGACGCGC
This portion of the Candidatus Deferrimicrobiaceae bacterium genome encodes:
- a CDS encoding CxxxxCH/CxxCH domain-containing protein; the protein is MPKANEPRALWPILLIVFVALAAGGCSTSTTTSGLSLVNEQGNHPAGWIASHPRFALPDGSICVSCHGSVTNASQSGGISGVSCFLSSRSGQGCHAGGPTFLGIHAVPFPTPEHFQATDNTFAAVCANCHGIDPPSPLATAPACRTCHVAGSPLTFLVCSSCHTEPPSGTSYPNVEGGHATHNALAGVTGVCDSCHNGLGSGTAGHYDRANARPGKDALRVPPGEVVFQFFFNAKSGTPSFDNVALTCTNVSCHGGQQTPTWQTGSINVNADCTLCHASGTGQFNGYFSGFHEFHVFFFPFLLPDVIPTCVVCHDTTKLADPAVGAHFDNLVTTSIDTQASVTIGGGSTLVQTYVPGATAGTGSCMPTNTSTDIPACHATRAW